The DNA segment CGCGGGGCGCGCGGAGAATATTGCCCCCTCTTGCAATTTTGATGAAGTCGTGCTAATATGCACAAGTCATCCGGAACGCGGATGGCGCATCTGGGGGTATAGCTCAGCTGGGAGAGCGTTTGAATGGCATTCAAAAGGTCAGGGGTTCGAATCCCCTTACCTCCACCAGAGGAATGTACGGCGTCCGAAGCGATTCGGGCGCCGTTTTTTGTCGCTTCGTTCCGATCTTGAAATCGGAGGCCGGCTGCCCCATAATGAAAGCCGAGCTGTTTTTTTTCACAAAATCGGTGCTGAAAGAGGCGATGTCGATGCGACTTTTGCAGGAGCCTGTGACGATCAAAAACGTGACGCTGAAAAACCGTCTGGTGATGCCGCCCATGGCGACGGAAAAGGCCGATCGCGGCGCGGTGACGGCGGCGACGCTGGCCTGGTACGACGAGAAGTCCCGCGGCGGCTTCATCGGCCTGGTCGAAACGGAGCACTGCTACGTCAGTCCGGAAGGGCAGGCGAGCCCGTGCCAGCTTTCGATCTCGCGCGACAGCGACGTCGAAGGACTGAGCCGGCTGGTACGGACGGTGCACGCCAACGGCTCGCCGCTTGTGGCTCAGCTGAACCACGCCGGCAGCTTGGCGAAAGAAGAGGTGACGGGGCTGCCGGCGTACGGCGCTTCGGCGGTGACGAACCCGCGCCGCGGTACGCGCGCCCCCGTGGCGCTGGACGCGGCCGGGCTGGACAAAATCGTCCGCGATTTCGCCGCCGCGGCCCGCCGCGCGAAGGAGGCGGGCTTTGACGGCGTGGAGCTCCATTCTGCTCACGGCTATCTGCTCGACCAATTTTATTCGCCGCTGACGAACCGGCGCGGCGACGAATACGGCATTTCGCCGGAAAACCGCGTGCGCCTGCACGGCCGTGTGATCGCCGCGGTGCGCGAGGCCGTCGGCGACGATTACCTCGTGGCGTTGCGCCTGG comes from the Pyramidobacter piscolens W5455 genome and includes:
- a CDS encoding NADH:flavin oxidoreductase; translated protein: MRLLQEPVTIKNVTLKNRLVMPPMATEKADRGAVTAATLAWYDEKSRGGFIGLVETEHCYVSPEGQASPCQLSISRDSDVEGLSRLVRTVHANGSPLVAQLNHAGSLAKEEVTGLPAYGASAVTNPRRGTRAPVALDAAGLDKIVRDFAAAARRAKEAGFDGVELHSAHGYLLDQFYSPLTNRRGDEYGISPENRVRLHGRVIAAVREAVGDDYLVALRLGAGDYMPGGATAEDGARAAAFFERCGVDMISLSGGMCGYMVPGLDGEGYFSRLSAAVKEKVSVPVLLTGGVVTGAGAEKLLREGKADLIGVGRAILKDSGWARRVMGEER